A genomic region of Raphanus sativus cultivar WK10039 chromosome 6, ASM80110v3, whole genome shotgun sequence contains the following coding sequences:
- the LOC108830693 gene encoding uncharacterized protein LOC108830693 isoform X1 has translation MGFLTKSIIFLETEKNNLFFLGRLVFCKLSSSFDFSREMSAYENVIGGKLKLKGKALDVKAGGVKKKKKKKQKKHEEQALKITEHEHIEGENEEALGKLIEGGEEEDEEGRSGKEDGKVQPDDDDLLTPAERRYIEQKQKLDVQKLAKEANKSHRNRIEDFNQYLANMSEHYDIPKVGPG, from the exons ATGGGCTTCTTGACAAAATCAATTATCTTTttagaaacagaaaaaaataatctcTTCTTTCTCGGTCGTCTTGTCTTCTGCAAGCTAAGCTCCTCTTTCGATTTCAG CAGAGAGATGTCTGCGTACGAAAATGTTATTGGTGGGAAGCTAAAGCTGAAAGGGAAGGCTTTAGATGTGAAAGCAGGTGgagtcaagaagaagaagaagaagaaacagaagaaacaCGAAGAGCAAGCTCTTAAAATTACTGAACATGAACACATAGAAG GAGAAAACGAAGAAGCATTGGGTAAATTGAttgaaggaggagaagaagaagatgaggaggGTAGGAGTGGAAAGGAGGATGGAAAAGTGCaacctgatgatgatgatctgtTAACGCCTGCAGAAAGACGGTACATAGAGCAGAAGCAGAAACTGGATGTGCAGAAACTAGCCAAGGAAGCTAACAAGTCTCACCGTAACAGGATTGAGGATTTCAATCAGTATCTGGCTAACATGAGTGAGCATTACGATATCCCTAAAGTGGGACCTGGTTAA
- the LOC108830693 gene encoding uncharacterized protein LOC108830693 isoform X2: MSAYENVIGGKLKLKGKALDVKAGGVKKKKKKKQKKHEEQALKITEHEHIEGENEEALGKLIEGGEEEDEEGRSGKEDGKVQPDDDDLLTPAERRYIEQKQKLDVQKLAKEANKSHRNRIEDFNQYLANMSEHYDIPKVGPG; this comes from the exons ATGTCTGCGTACGAAAATGTTATTGGTGGGAAGCTAAAGCTGAAAGGGAAGGCTTTAGATGTGAAAGCAGGTGgagtcaagaagaagaagaagaagaaacagaagaaacaCGAAGAGCAAGCTCTTAAAATTACTGAACATGAACACATAGAAG GAGAAAACGAAGAAGCATTGGGTAAATTGAttgaaggaggagaagaagaagatgaggaggGTAGGAGTGGAAAGGAGGATGGAAAAGTGCaacctgatgatgatgatctgtTAACGCCTGCAGAAAGACGGTACATAGAGCAGAAGCAGAAACTGGATGTGCAGAAACTAGCCAAGGAAGCTAACAAGTCTCACCGTAACAGGATTGAGGATTTCAATCAGTATCTGGCTAACATGAGTGAGCATTACGATATCCCTAAAGTGGGACCTGGTTAA